The nucleotide window TGTTGTAAGTGATCAGGAGTTAATCCTTGTTCACCCCAGAATATATCACCCGATGTGGCTTGGGCTAAACCTGCCAGAATCTCCAATAAGGTCGTTTTACCCGATCCACTGCGACCGATGATCAGTCCGAGTTGTTGCGGTGCTAGGGTTAGAGTCAAACCTTTTAAGATAGCGGTGTGGGTAGCGGGGGGGTGATAGGTTATATTTTTGAGATAAAGCATCCAAATCTGTTGAGCCAGAAGATGTTCGGATCTTCTTCATTGTGGCATCGATTGTCCCAGAATTGCGGACGGAACCTCCAATTCCCGCCAACGTCGAACGTTAACAGACATTAGTTGTAGTTAAGACGATGAATCATTGGTTGCCAACCCCCCGACGAACTGTAAACGCCTTAGCTGGTGCAGCGATTATGGTTGTCAGTTTTTGGGTGACTCCCAGTTTAGCGGGTGATCCCTTTCGTCCCAGTAATCCCCGCAATATTGGCGATAAGACAGAAGCCGCATTTGAATCGATTTTTAAACAAGGAGATTATAAAACCGCCAAGGACTACCTCCAGCAAGCTGAAGCCAGTGAAGGAACTGATCCGTTAATCTATGCCATGCTAGCTGCGATCGCCTACACTGAGCGAGAGTTAGAAGCCCTGAATACTTACGCCACAAAAACTCGAACCACGGCTGAACAACTGATCACGTCTGATCCACTACGCGGTAATCTGTACACGGCTGTTGGTCACTTTTTAGAAGGAACCTATAACTTTGAGAAAGAAGGTCCGGTTAGAGCGCTGAGTAAACTACAGAAAGTCTTTCAATATATAGACGCCGCCAAAGATATTGATGGCACTGATCCAGAGTTAAACTTACTCACGGGTCACATGGATTTGATGTTAGCCGTTAATGTTCCCTTTGCTGACCCGGCTGATGCCATTAACAAGTTAGAAACTCATGGTTATCCCAAGTATCTGGCGTATCGGGGGATAGCTGTAGCCTACCGAGATTTGAAAAAATATAATCAGGCGATGGATTATGTCGAACGCGCTTTGGCAATGACGCCGGATAATCCCGAAGTCTTATACCTGAAAGCCCAAATATTAGTGCATCAAGATCAACCGGAAGCTGCTCTAGACTACTTTGAAAAAGCATTAGAAAAACGGAAACAACTTCCCAATTATTCGACGGGTCAAATTGTCTACGAACAGTGTAAAGCGCAAGAAGAGGTTGATAATATTGATCGGGATTGTCGAGCGCAACGAAATCGCGCCAGAGAAGGTAATTACTGAGGAGAAGCTGAGGGAGGGGCTTGTAGTAAGCACTTTAGTGCTATAACGCTTAGCTGGAGAGGGCTAAAGCCCCTACTACGAACCAAATTTATCCCACAATTTTAGCTGTGTCCGGTGCATACATGGAGATTCCCGCATTATTCACCAATCCCGCGTTGGCGGAGCCTGTTCGTTGAGAACGTATCGCACGCCTCTCGACTCACCGCCTGTTCGATCAGGTTTTGACAGGCTTCTGGGTTTGTGACATCCGTCGGAACCGCGATCGCTTGACCCCCAGCTTTTAAGCAATCATCAGCCGTTTTCATCAGCGCCGCCTGATTTCGTGCGGCTAGGACTACATTGCTTCCTTGTTTGGCGAGTTTAATCGCTAATGCTTGTCCAATTCCAGCCGAGGCTCCGGTAATAATAAAGGTTTTATGGGTTAATGTCATTAATTCAAAATGCTAAAGTTACTGAAAAACTCTTAAGTCAGCGAAGGCTCAAAACCCTAGAGCGATCGCCTGGAGAGTCCTCAAAGATAGCTCCGCGTCGTTCCAAGTCAAGTTTCATTTCTTCAGTAAGCCCTGAGTTTTTTCCAAACTTAGCCTGCTTCACGTTGGCACCACTCAGGTTAGCTTCTCTCAGGTCAGCACCACTCAGGTTAGCTTCTCTCAGGTCAGCACCACTCAGGTTAGCTTCTCTCAGGTCAGCACCACTCAGGTTAGCTTCTCTCAGGTCAGCATCACTCAGGTCGGCAGAAATCAGGTTGGCACCACTCCAGTTGGCACTACTTAGGTTGGCATCGCTCAGGTTGGCTAAAATCAGATCGGCACCGCTCAGGTCAGCACTACTTAGGTTGGCATCGCTCAGGTTGGCTAAAATCAGATCGGCACTACTTAGGTTGGCATCTCTCAGGTCAGCACCGCTCAGGTCAGCACCACTCAGGTTGGCAGAAATCAGGTCAGCACCACTCAGGTTGGCAGAAATCAGGTCAGCACCACTCAGGTTGGCACGAATCAGGTTGGCACGAATCAGGTCAGCACCACTCAGGTTGGCAAAAATCAGGTCAGCACCACTCAGGTCAGCACCACTCAGGTCGGCATCGCTCAGGTTGGCATCACTCAGGTCGGCTCCACCCAGATTGGCACCACTCAGGTCGGCATCGCTTAAGTCAGCATCACTCAGTTTTCGATTCTTAACCTCTTGCCTGACAATATCTTCTACTAAACGCCACTTATCGTTTTCTTCATCCTCTGAGCTTTCACTCAAAACCTGAATATCCTCAACCGGAAAACCATTTAATTCCTTGATTTCTCCTGATTGAAAATTTGACAAAAGTTTTTCGATATCCTCTTGAGAACCCTCGACGATTAATTTGATACTGCCTGCTTGAATGTCAAGTATTTTAATAGTATGTCCCGAATAGGTTTTGAGAGCTGATTCTAGAAGTTTAAGATTAGGGGCTGAATTTATATCCCCTTCTAAGGTAATAACTACCTTAGTTTCTTGACTGTCTTTGTCTAGAACGGTTACTTGACGCCTAAGCATTTGCATCGATTCATCCCCCTCACTCCCCTCATTCGACTCCGAACGACTGCAATCAGACTTCTCTAGACGAACAGGCGTTTCATCTCCGGAAATCTCCGCCGTTTCTCGCCAATTCAATTCCAATTCATCACATATTTTCTTAAAGGTATCAACCTGAATAGGTTGAAAATTAAAAAATTTTGTAACTGTACTTCGTGATAAAAGCCGAGATTTAGCAAAATT belongs to Coleofasciculus chthonoplastes PCC 7420 and includes:
- a CDS encoding Sll0314/Alr1548 family TPR repeat-containing protein, translated to MNHWLPTPRRTVNALAGAAIMVVSFWVTPSLAGDPFRPSNPRNIGDKTEAAFESIFKQGDYKTAKDYLQQAEASEGTDPLIYAMLAAIAYTERELEALNTYATKTRTTAEQLITSDPLRGNLYTAVGHFLEGTYNFEKEGPVRALSKLQKVFQYIDAAKDIDGTDPELNLLTGHMDLMLAVNVPFADPADAINKLETHGYPKYLAYRGIAVAYRDLKKYNQAMDYVERALAMTPDNPEVLYLKAQILVHQDQPEAALDYFEKALEKRKQLPNYSTGQIVYEQCKAQEEVDNIDRDCRAQRNRAREGNY
- a CDS encoding SDR family NAD(P)-dependent oxidoreductase, which gives rise to MTLTHKTFIITGASAGIGQALAIKLAKQGSNVVLAARNQAALMKTADDCLKAGGQAIAVPTDVTNPEACQNLIEQAVSREACDTFSTNRLRQRGIGE
- a CDS encoding pentapeptide repeat-containing protein — encoded protein: MTDNSRSKKRKITIRASPQGVEKAEKALIRLGFETKTNFAKSRLLSRSTVTKFFNFQPIQVDTFKKICDELELNWRETAEISGDETPVRLEKSDCSRSESNEGSEGDESMQMLRRQVTVLDKDSQETKVVITLEGDINSAPNLKLLESALKTYSGHTIKILDIQAGSIKLIVEGSQEDIEKLLSNFQSGEIKELNGFPVEDIQVLSESSEDEENDKWRLVEDIVRQEVKNRKLSDADLSDADLSGANLGGADLSDANLSDADLSGADLSGADLIFANLSGADLIRANLIRANLSGADLISANLSGADLISANLSGADLSGADLRDANLSSADLILANLSDANLSSADLSGADLILANLSDANLSSANWSGANLISADLSDADLREANLSGADLREANLSGADLREANLSGADLREANLSGANVKQAKFGKNSGLTEEMKLDLERRGAIFEDSPGDRSRVLSLR